GTGTCGCGTTCTTGAGCGGCGGCGCGATCATCGAGGAGGGACCGGCGCACGAGGTGCTCTCCAATCCCCGCAATCCGCTGACCGCGCGTTTCCTCAGCGTGATGGAAACCGACAAGACTCCAGAGGCGGTGCGATGAGCGCTCTCTCCATCACGTTCAAGACCCCCGAAGAGGCCACCTCATGAAGCATGTGACGCTGCCGGTTTCGCCCAAGACCGTTCACTGGGGCTATTTCTCCAAGAAGGTCGCGCCGGCTCTGACGCTACGCTCGGGAGACCGCGCCACTATCGAGACGCTGACGCATCATGCCAACGACGATTATGAACGCATGATCCAGGGCGATCCCGGCGCCGAGAGCGTGTTCCACTGGACGCGTGAGCACAAGGCAGTCGCGCGCCGCGGCTCGGGCCCGGTCGAGGGCCCGTTCATCCGCGGCGCGGGCGAGGGGATCGGCGTGCATCTGCTCACCGGCCCGGTCGCGATCGAAGGGGCCGAGCCCGGCGACATTCTGGAGGTGCGGATCCTCGATGTCCGGCCGCGGCCGAGCTGCAGCGCCTGCCACGCCGGCCGCTGCTTCGGCTCCAATGTCGCGGCGAACTGGGGCTTTCACTATCACGACCTGATCGAAGAGCCGAAGCCGCGCGAGGTCGTGACCATCTTCGAGCTCGACACCGCGGGCGAGCCCCACGCAAAGGCCGTCTACAACTACGTCTGGACGCCGCAGACGGACCCCGACGGCATCGTGCATCCGACCATCGACTATCCCGGCGTGCGCGTTGACCACGGCACCATCAAAAAGCGCGAGAACATCCTCTCCAGCGTGAAGGTGCCTGCGCGACTGCATTTCGGCACCATGGGCCTCGCGCCGTCGGAAGCCGATTTCGTCAGCTCGATCCCGCCGAGCTACACCGGCGGCAACATCGATGACTGGCGCATCGGCAAGGGCGCGCGGATGTTCTATCCGGTCGCAGTCCCCGGCGCCTATTTCTCGGTCGGCGATCCCCATGCGGCCCAAGGTGACAGCGAGCTCGGCGGCACCGCGATCGAGACCTCACTCACCGGCGATTTCGAGTTCATCCTGCACAAGAAAGCTGATCTGGCCGGCACCCATCTCGAAGGCCTCGACCATCCCATGCTCGAGACCGACCATGCCTGGTCGTTCTACGGCTTCACCTATCCGAACTATCTCGCCGCGCTCGGCGCCGATGCGCAAACCGAGATTGCCAATCATTCGAGCCTCGACCGTGCGATGCGCGATGCGTTCCGCAAACTCCGGAGATTCCTGATGACGGTGCATCGCCTGAGCGAGGACGAGGCGATCTCGCTGCTGTCGGTCGGCGCCGATTTCGGCGTCACCCAGGTCGTCGACGCCAATTGGGGCGTCCACGGCACGATCCGCAAGAGCATTTTCCGATGCGACTAATGCATTGACAGACATTCCGTTTTTGGGATGAACGCGTGAAGGACAAGCCCCGCCTGTGGCCCGTCGCGGCGACGGATGATCGCGTGCGGCTGGCACGGAGGTTGCTTCGATCGACCGCAATCTGGGTCGATCCGATGAGCTTCCGTCCGTTCACGAGCGAGTCCTACGCGCAAGACGACCGCCCCGAAGCCTGGCGGGACGTGCTGGCCGCGGTCGGCCTGCAACCCGCGGGCGCCCACAGCTTCTTCGACGGGCACGCGACGGCATCGCATCGCCACGCCGCGGGTGTTGCGCTGACGCG
The genomic region above belongs to Bradyrhizobium arachidis and contains:
- a CDS encoding acetamidase/formamidase family protein, which produces MKHVTLPVSPKTVHWGYFSKKVAPALTLRSGDRATIETLTHHANDDYERMIQGDPGAESVFHWTREHKAVARRGSGPVEGPFIRGAGEGIGVHLLTGPVAIEGAEPGDILEVRILDVRPRPSCSACHAGRCFGSNVAANWGFHYHDLIEEPKPREVVTIFELDTAGEPHAKAVYNYVWTPQTDPDGIVHPTIDYPGVRVDHGTIKKRENILSSVKVPARLHFGTMGLAPSEADFVSSIPPSYTGGNIDDWRIGKGARMFYPVAVPGAYFSVGDPHAAQGDSELGGTAIETSLTGDFEFILHKKADLAGTHLEGLDHPMLETDHAWSFYGFTYPNYLAALGADAQTEIANHSSLDRAMRDAFRKLRRFLMTVHRLSEDEAISLLSVGADFGVTQVVDANWGVHGTIRKSIFRCD